The following are encoded together in the Edaphobacter lichenicola genome:
- a CDS encoding SH3 domain-containing protein, whose amino-acid sequence MRIFSIRRCAAMGAGAVLLVASVAAIGQKKGKDYDRTAIATVLHDANVYVASDADAQKISLVTPGHEVQIVERSGAWVKVFANTDINDDANEDDRNKPEFGEDANVTPASGWIRDKGILGPGTAGGDVILFGSAANFEDEAERPHAPKGAAGAAHLLYKRVAEYFPDSPLAAEAAWRAADIRWQLDKVDISTLPSAKEQEAYLRPQIYEGELKKVMKTYPGSEFAARAAFDLLDNKLCGDWQGLPKCPEMETGLYVKYAQQYADGPKAAEALYNAVYRQGVVVTMYQVQEDKKRSEEAAKRTQALAMDLKARYPKSEFAARGASIAFRVSQGIAIYGSDRD is encoded by the coding sequence ATGCGAATTTTTTCTATCAGGCGATGTGCGGCGATGGGTGCTGGAGCGGTGCTGCTGGTGGCGAGCGTCGCTGCTATAGGTCAGAAGAAGGGAAAGGACTACGACAGGACGGCCATTGCGACGGTGCTGCATGATGCGAATGTGTATGTGGCGTCGGATGCGGATGCGCAGAAGATCTCGCTGGTGACGCCGGGACATGAGGTGCAGATTGTTGAGCGGAGTGGTGCCTGGGTGAAGGTGTTTGCGAATACCGATATCAACGATGACGCGAATGAGGACGATCGCAACAAGCCTGAGTTCGGCGAGGACGCGAATGTAACTCCGGCGTCGGGGTGGATTCGGGATAAGGGGATTCTGGGGCCGGGGACGGCTGGTGGGGATGTGATTCTGTTTGGTTCAGCTGCGAACTTTGAAGATGAGGCGGAGCGGCCGCATGCACCGAAAGGCGCGGCGGGGGCGGCTCATCTGCTTTACAAGCGCGTGGCGGAGTACTTTCCGGACTCTCCGCTGGCGGCTGAGGCGGCGTGGCGGGCGGCGGATATTCGATGGCAGCTGGATAAGGTCGATATCAGCACGCTGCCGAGTGCGAAGGAGCAGGAGGCTTATCTGCGGCCGCAGATCTACGAGGGTGAGTTGAAGAAGGTGATGAAGACGTATCCGGGGAGTGAGTTTGCGGCGCGGGCTGCGTTCGATCTGCTGGATAACAAGTTGTGCGGGGACTGGCAGGGGCTGCCGAAGTGTCCGGAGATGGAGACGGGGCTTTATGTGAAGTATGCGCAGCAGTATGCGGATGGGCCTAAGGCTGCGGAGGCGCTTTACAACGCGGTTTATCGGCAGGGTGTGGTGGTGACGATGTACCAGGTGCAGGAGGATAAGAAGCGGTCGGAGGAGGCGGCGAAGAGGACGCAGGCCCTGGCGATGGATTTGAAGGCACGGTATCCGAAGTCGGAGTTTGCGGCGCGGGGGGCTAGTATTGCGTTTCGAGTTTCGCAGGGGATCGCGATCTATGGGAGTGATCGGGATTAG
- a CDS encoding DoxX family protein yields MIGRILLASIFLISGTLHFLAPGVYLRIIPPYLPAHTLLVHISGAAEILGGIGLLVPSMRHTAAWGLVVLLIAVLPANIYMAMSHLRLPGVMGQSWAQWLRIPLQIPLIYWAWLYTRR; encoded by the coding sequence GTGATCGGCCGCATCCTCCTCGCCTCAATCTTCCTCATCTCCGGCACTCTTCACTTCCTGGCCCCGGGCGTCTATCTCCGAATCATCCCGCCCTACCTGCCCGCGCACACACTTCTAGTCCACATCAGCGGTGCGGCGGAGATACTCGGCGGCATCGGCCTGCTCGTTCCCTCAATGCGTCACACCGCAGCCTGGGGTCTAGTGGTTCTGCTCATCGCCGTCCTGCCGGCCAACATCTACATGGCGATGTCGCACCTGCGCTTACCCGGCGTCATGGGCCAAAGCTGGGCGCAGTGGTTGCGCATCCCGCTGCAGATCCCACTTATCTACTGGGCCTGGCTCTACACCCGCAGATAA
- a CDS encoding DNA translocase FtsK, whose product MKTLRLVSTPTRNRRLNEILGMVVLVSAGLLLLALASYTPTDPSFDTVGQYVKGRPAHNWTGMVGAYLADAMLQLIGVAAFFLPLVLGRLGICWMRSRPAGSPLAKTIGLGMWVVFGPAAIALLPGEMLWRGSLPIEGTTGRLLADLLVHYLNLPGAAIVLTLMVAMSLYLVTTFTFNTAREWATIRFGFVQRLWEWWSQRRSRRAGAEVDLEEAYGSKREQADARARRARELAEAAERRRLEPEPEPATLLGGLFGWLSRKKKVQPISIVPEEVAGGHHASIFGAMPRTLVDAPPVTAFGTAAAAVAPFAEVLAKAAAPVHALDDESNFREFGGAEEWREPVSMKAAAPVRAPKKVMDEPRASFAAPVTAAPQPLHTLPDTISFGKRADADIKPVTIVPKSVRGYKLPPSSLLYRSEEHAVVREDALREEARVLVEKSAEFGVDGQVTQINPGPVVTTFEFKPEAGVKVARITGLADDLCLAMAAESILIERMPGKSTVGIQVPNHERETIWLRDVVECESFAQSKSRLAIALGKDINGRIVTADLASMPHVLIAGSTGSGKSVAINAMIMSVLFKSTPEQVRMILVDPKRVELGMYEGIPHLFTPIITEAKLAANALRNAVREMERRLKLLAANHVRNIDQFNKLFDHGSEYLFEDVNQEPLPYIIIIIDELADLMMLDRANVEESITRLAQMARAVGIHLVLATQRPSVDVITGLIKANVPTRMSFRLATKVDSRTIIDSNGAESLLGRGDMLYLPPGTSRVQRVHAPFVTEKEISAVTEFWKAQGEAEYVHGFLEGPKEDTGTGKDGDGGVDGDNNDPMYDDAVRLVFEFGKASTSLLQRRLRIGYGRAAHLIDMMYNDGLVGPADGSKPREILKSPNWINEVDAAIR is encoded by the coding sequence ATGAAAACTCTGAGACTTGTTTCGACCCCGACGCGCAACCGCCGCCTGAATGAGATTCTCGGGATGGTCGTACTGGTGAGCGCAGGGCTGCTGCTGCTGGCGCTGGCGAGTTATACGCCGACCGATCCGTCGTTCGATACGGTGGGGCAGTATGTGAAGGGGCGGCCGGCGCATAACTGGACGGGGATGGTTGGGGCCTATCTCGCGGATGCGATGTTGCAGCTGATTGGGGTGGCTGCGTTCTTTCTGCCACTGGTGTTGGGGCGGCTTGGAATCTGCTGGATGCGGTCGCGACCGGCTGGATCTCCGCTGGCGAAGACGATTGGGCTGGGGATGTGGGTGGTGTTTGGGCCGGCGGCGATTGCGCTGCTGCCTGGCGAGATGCTTTGGCGTGGCTCACTGCCTATCGAGGGGACTACGGGACGGCTGCTGGCGGATCTGCTGGTGCATTATTTGAATCTGCCGGGAGCGGCGATTGTGCTGACGCTGATGGTGGCAATGTCGCTGTATCTGGTGACTACGTTTACCTTCAATACGGCGCGGGAGTGGGCGACTATTCGATTTGGATTTGTGCAGCGGCTGTGGGAGTGGTGGTCGCAGCGGCGGAGTCGCCGGGCTGGCGCCGAGGTTGATCTTGAAGAAGCTTATGGGAGCAAGCGGGAACAGGCTGATGCGAGAGCGCGGCGGGCTCGTGAGCTTGCGGAGGCGGCAGAGCGCAGAAGGCTGGAGCCTGAGCCGGAGCCAGCGACGCTGCTGGGTGGATTGTTCGGCTGGTTGAGCAGGAAGAAAAAAGTGCAGCCGATCTCGATTGTGCCTGAGGAGGTTGCGGGCGGGCATCATGCTTCGATCTTTGGGGCGATGCCGCGGACGCTGGTGGATGCTCCTCCGGTGACGGCGTTTGGTACGGCGGCGGCGGCGGTTGCGCCGTTTGCGGAGGTGCTGGCGAAGGCGGCGGCTCCGGTGCATGCGCTGGATGATGAGTCGAATTTTAGAGAGTTTGGCGGTGCAGAGGAGTGGCGTGAGCCGGTTTCGATGAAGGCTGCGGCTCCTGTACGTGCGCCGAAGAAGGTGATGGATGAGCCGAGAGCTTCGTTTGCTGCTCCCGTCACTGCTGCTCCGCAGCCGCTGCATACGCTGCCGGATACCATCTCGTTCGGCAAGCGTGCAGATGCGGACATCAAGCCGGTGACGATTGTGCCGAAGAGTGTGCGGGGGTATAAGCTTCCGCCTTCGTCGCTGCTTTATCGGAGTGAAGAGCACGCTGTGGTTCGCGAGGATGCACTGCGGGAAGAGGCGCGGGTGCTGGTGGAGAAGTCGGCTGAGTTTGGCGTCGATGGGCAGGTGACCCAGATCAATCCGGGACCGGTGGTGACGACGTTTGAGTTCAAGCCGGAGGCTGGGGTTAAGGTCGCTCGGATCACCGGGCTGGCGGATGATCTTTGTCTTGCGATGGCGGCTGAGTCGATTTTGATTGAGCGTATGCCGGGCAAGAGCACGGTTGGGATTCAGGTGCCGAACCATGAGCGGGAGACGATCTGGCTGCGGGATGTGGTCGAGTGTGAGAGCTTTGCGCAGAGCAAGAGCAGGCTGGCGATTGCGCTGGGGAAGGACATTAACGGGCGCATCGTTACTGCGGATCTGGCGAGTATGCCGCACGTGTTGATCGCGGGTTCGACTGGCTCGGGTAAATCGGTTGCGATCAACGCGATGATTATGAGTGTGCTGTTCAAGTCGACGCCGGAGCAGGTTCGCATGATTCTTGTGGACCCGAAGCGGGTAGAGCTTGGGATGTATGAGGGTATCCCGCACCTGTTTACGCCGATCATCACGGAGGCGAAGCTGGCGGCGAATGCGCTGCGCAATGCTGTGCGTGAGATGGAGCGAAGGCTGAAGCTGCTGGCTGCCAACCATGTGAGGAACATCGATCAGTTCAACAAGCTGTTCGATCATGGCAGCGAGTACTTGTTTGAAGATGTGAATCAGGAGCCGCTGCCTTACATCATCATCATCATTGACGAGCTGGCTGACTTGATGATGCTGGATCGGGCGAATGTCGAGGAGTCGATTACGCGGCTGGCGCAGATGGCTCGCGCGGTGGGCATTCATCTTGTGCTGGCGACGCAGCGGCCTTCGGTGGATGTGATTACGGGATTGATCAAGGCGAATGTGCCGACTCGTATGAGCTTCCGATTGGCGACGAAGGTGGACTCGCGGACGATCATCGATTCGAATGGCGCGGAGAGTCTGTTGGGACGCGGCGATATGTTGTATCTGCCGCCGGGGACCAGCCGGGTGCAGCGTGTGCATGCGCCGTTTGTGACAGAGAAAGAGATCTCGGCCGTGACTGAGTTCTGGAAGGCGCAGGGCGAGGCTGAGTATGTGCATGGCTTCCTGGAAGGACCGAAGGAAGATACCGGCACGGGCAAGGATGGCGACGGCGGCGTCGATGGGGATAACAACGATCCGATGTACGATGATGCGGTTCGACTGGTGTTTGAGTTTGGGAAGGCGAGTACTTCCCTGTTGCAGCGCAGGCTTCGGATTGGATATGGGCGCGCCGCTCACCTGATCGACATGATGTACAACGATGGTCTGGTGGGGCCTGCGGATGGATCGAAGCCGAGAGAGATTCTGAAGTCGCCTAACTGGATCAACGAAGTGGATGCGGCTATTCGGTAA
- a CDS encoding PA2169 family four-helix-bundle protein, whose product MPTDTGKQHEMQRALNSLISTLLDSQKGFADIGEHLKDDTLKRYFLAESLKRASFRGDLEEILHQNGVHDIKESGTTAGTLHRVWGDLKAKLGGGDHTLLETAEQGEDDAKKAYADALNQDLPLPVRQLIADQQAHVLTSHDYVKSHRDTLISK is encoded by the coding sequence ATGCCAACAGACACAGGGAAGCAGCACGAAATGCAGCGCGCTCTAAACTCCCTTATCAGCACCCTCCTCGACAGCCAAAAAGGCTTTGCCGACATCGGCGAACATCTGAAAGACGACACCCTCAAGCGCTACTTCCTCGCCGAATCCCTCAAACGTGCCAGCTTCCGCGGCGACCTCGAGGAGATCCTCCATCAGAACGGCGTCCACGACATCAAGGAGTCCGGCACAACCGCCGGAACCCTCCACCGCGTCTGGGGAGACCTCAAAGCTAAACTAGGCGGCGGCGACCACACCCTCCTCGAGACCGCCGAACAGGGTGAAGACGATGCCAAAAAGGCCTACGCCGATGCTCTCAACCAGGATCTTCCGCTTCCCGTCCGCCAGCTCATCGCTGATCAGCAGGCCCACGTCCTCACCTCGCACGACTACGTGAAGAGCCACCGCGACACACTCATATCCAAATAA
- a CDS encoding undecaprenyl-diphosphate phosphatase, producing the protein MSILHVILLAIVQGLAELLPVSSSAHVVVAEKLLGLDPTTPQMTLLLVMLHTGTMFAVIVYFWSQWKKTYFSSGDAFKRFLIRLIWASLLTAAIGEVIIKVIEKTAFKGASKGEIELLFGRLDLIAPALFAAGLLILLAGLMEKRRMGAHEKVYGDSVTMRQAGWIGAIQGLCLPFRGFSRSGATISTGMLTGASKERAERFSFALAVVLTPPAVGREVMRLVKASHAATAAGVPIDLHGSMMMGLLGAVFAFLAGLLALRWLSSWLEEGRWYLFGIYCLAASVVVFGLYHAGY; encoded by the coding sequence ATGTCGATTCTTCATGTCATCCTCCTTGCCATTGTGCAGGGTCTTGCTGAGCTGTTGCCTGTCTCGAGTTCCGCTCACGTTGTAGTCGCCGAAAAGCTGTTGGGGTTGGATCCGACGACGCCGCAGATGACGCTGCTGCTGGTGATGCTGCATACGGGCACAATGTTTGCCGTGATTGTCTACTTCTGGAGTCAGTGGAAGAAGACCTACTTCTCGAGTGGCGACGCGTTCAAACGGTTTTTGATTCGCTTGATCTGGGCATCGCTGCTGACGGCTGCGATCGGCGAAGTGATCATCAAGGTGATCGAAAAGACTGCGTTCAAAGGGGCTTCGAAGGGTGAGATTGAGCTGCTGTTTGGGCGGCTGGATCTGATCGCTCCTGCGCTGTTCGCTGCGGGCTTGTTGATTCTGCTTGCGGGGCTGATGGAGAAGCGGCGGATGGGGGCGCATGAGAAGGTCTATGGCGACAGCGTGACGATGCGGCAGGCGGGTTGGATCGGAGCGATTCAGGGGCTATGCCTGCCGTTCCGCGGATTTTCCCGGTCGGGCGCTACGATCTCGACGGGCATGTTGACGGGGGCGAGCAAGGAGCGGGCGGAGCGGTTCAGCTTTGCGCTGGCTGTGGTGCTGACGCCTCCGGCGGTGGGGCGCGAGGTGATGCGGCTGGTGAAGGCGTCGCATGCGGCGACGGCGGCGGGTGTGCCCATTGATCTGCACGGAAGCATGATGATGGGATTGCTTGGTGCGGTGTTTGCGTTTCTGGCGGGGCTGCTGGCTTTGAGGTGGTTGAGCAGCTGGCTGGAGGAGGGCCGATGGTATCTGTTTGGAATCTATTGCCTGGCGGCTTCGGTGGTGGTGTTTGGTCTGTATCACGCGGGGTATTAG
- a CDS encoding DUF3999 family protein, producing the protein MKSAILLTLLLWQAAAAPEHTDPHYLRYERTITTPSGAGQSCAIIDPSLFPHAGPSLKDLRLFQDNREIPYAVTLSEPQQPDSDTAAIRNLGLRGRNIVFDLEMPNRPYTELTLDLAGHDFLATATVSGTHDPSYANQTQLGEFTLFDLTSQHLSRSTTIHLQETSLPYLHIELAVSPATGTHTFDASPQALQKMVQSATVPPSREAQSLYTTAVQTATITQRGRKTVATFALPQRIPIERVSFSISSAFKANFSRDISITDHPAASPNPADALSETLAGTILRVHLTQAGREIRQEQLSVPATLGSNMQSAATVEVAVNNGDDAPLPITAIRLEMRQRKICFDAPTAQPLTLFYGDADLTAPQYDYTRLFSPSAEFHAANLGPEQFNPAYRDRPDARPLTDRHPHLLWIALLIVICLLAIVAIRSSKTVHH; encoded by the coding sequence GTGAAGTCTGCGATCCTTCTGACCCTCCTTCTCTGGCAGGCAGCCGCAGCCCCGGAGCACACCGACCCGCACTACCTCCGCTACGAACGAACCATCACCACGCCGTCAGGCGCAGGTCAAAGCTGCGCCATCATTGACCCATCCCTCTTTCCACACGCCGGTCCATCACTCAAAGATCTCCGCCTCTTTCAGGACAACCGCGAGATACCCTACGCCGTCACGCTGAGCGAACCCCAGCAACCAGACAGCGACACCGCCGCCATCCGCAACCTCGGCCTCCGCGGTCGCAACATCGTCTTCGATCTCGAGATGCCGAACCGCCCCTACACCGAGCTCACCCTCGATCTAGCCGGACATGATTTCCTCGCCACCGCAACCGTCTCCGGCACCCACGACCCCAGCTACGCGAACCAGACACAGCTCGGCGAGTTCACCCTCTTCGATCTCACCAGCCAGCATCTCTCCCGCAGCACGACGATCCACCTGCAGGAGACCAGCCTCCCCTATCTCCACATCGAACTAGCCGTCTCCCCGGCCACTGGCACCCACACCTTCGACGCCTCCCCCCAGGCCCTGCAAAAGATGGTGCAGAGCGCCACCGTTCCCCCCAGCCGCGAAGCCCAGTCCCTCTACACCACTGCAGTCCAGACCGCCACCATCACGCAGCGTGGCCGCAAAACTGTCGCAACCTTCGCCCTGCCGCAACGCATCCCCATCGAGCGCGTCTCCTTCTCCATCTCATCCGCCTTCAAAGCGAACTTCAGCCGCGACATCAGCATCACGGACCATCCCGCCGCCTCGCCCAACCCAGCCGACGCACTCAGCGAAACCCTCGCCGGCACCATCCTCCGCGTCCATCTCACGCAGGCTGGCCGCGAGATACGTCAGGAGCAACTCAGCGTCCCCGCCACCCTCGGCTCCAACATGCAGAGCGCAGCGACAGTCGAAGTCGCAGTCAACAACGGGGACGACGCCCCGCTCCCCATCACCGCCATTCGCCTCGAGATGCGCCAGCGCAAGATCTGTTTCGACGCCCCCACGGCCCAGCCTCTCACCCTCTTCTACGGAGACGCTGACCTTACCGCCCCGCAGTACGACTACACGCGCCTCTTCTCCCCTTCAGCCGAGTTTCACGCAGCAAACTTAGGCCCCGAGCAGTTCAACCCTGCCTATCGCGATCGCCCCGATGCGCGCCCTCTCACAGACCGCCATCCTCACCTACTCTGGATCGCCCTTCTCATCGTGATCTGCCTTCTCGCGATAGTCGCCATCCGCTCGTCGAAGACAGTCCACCACTAG